A window from Flavobacterium gyeonganense encodes these proteins:
- a CDS encoding DUF4132 domain-containing protein codes for MTIEDLLKSKKIENPLKRFKKELEEITNTGFISQLLSKSKLKKEVAEFGLLLLKLNDSYTGVYIALGSKHCTEFEKYVKADMWEDKNYYDLLVYFFGEESAVYVKEAWNRLPQKMYQDGYARRSFRAPNNNLFLLVNQVNFLRSLLGGPSIYNYQNSSYYDLSIEDQIRYDTELHNPVNQFMLWSSALEQGKEGLFQLFEDIIFNKDPRGKVSRNIIKALLNTEKKVCWELVEKLLLAAQRQEGLRQTVLEALDETSIGALQYMINVILENKLTRFSSVVRAIDTWTGLGWESEKETTVRNILQLAAGYFANPESIAKGIQSKNNNEVYMALWAQGVFDVEKTVPFLHELLENGSVEKKCLALKFAGETADPYIEMPMYFKALDHDNLQVLAFALPRMNALLNANSKSKYYVANTDYPQFFEKAYTLAEAITEKEKVFESKVFSWLTVKFEKDSLYAAAIYLIGDNNDRLELVLNKFESLSLNLREHLTREILGNFYSYSYYALKNDNGKDKVPTDFQRDFALRILKDRGESLVASAINVLNRVAISETELEIFQELFKRKNSTLKKNLIAIILKQEDAAIETFINQTLEKGDLEQRMSVLDLMLQLQKSNKLTDKVNHWVKEYSARPKITEKETKFLEQLEPEKKKDILSAENGYGFYTPNEISPYALPKPEADSLYVKAVKAEQYGFSKPMEHIKKEIVKLYKLYEENRNYEYEIENYDNSKSTVLLGNAFNRLRYLKDEKNPEIAATNYPLYEVWSGWFENSGLAERDLFLMTLISNCDRKIFRDFLEKHVFYYKELLPHQNKRGYDWDNAILQILNALQLKYSFKEETDFLIDACSTLYADLPKSILEFEYKPGKDEYYYNNDNGNGWQNQIFFDIYLNKINVENLTKEQNIKVWNLYRWRQLNGLERNIPYNKPPMYLYCAAFEQNAITEGELYEGILESDRISTLTSENKKHYRHIRSEELLMKFPFLIPMIDKIRETFLDVEVKRGDSNTSVTHLVQSFQKIYGINRLVEMLIALGKASLYKGYIYSWSYTDLTKQKLFSYLLKRCFPLESDTQELFNESIKKAKISEERLIQAAIYAPQWQKFISNYLDWNGLDEGIWWLHAHTKTAAYGDVNAELESEVARFSAIDLQDFKDGAVDKDWFTSAYKKLGKAKWEMLYEAAKYVTDGNGHRRARLYASTITGDLKIREVTAKVKDKRDQDYLRVYGLVPLSKTSPEKDILSRYEYLQQFKKESREFGSMKQTSEALAIRVALENLARNAGYPDPVRLTWAMETKQVQNILSKETQVTIDDTRVSLVISREGKADLSVLNLKTDKEVKAIPAKIKKEKAILELLDYRKTMREQWTRSRKGLEESMIRGDEFLFAEMQNLFEHPIISKHLEKLVFISNDNQIGFYVDGNLISALGEVLHLNEKQTFRIAHCFDLHKNNVWVDFQSYCFDNKLQQPFKQVFRELYIPTADELSEKAISRRYAGHQVHPKQTLALLKNRGWKVDYEEGLQKVFHKEGYQVKIYAMADWFSPADVESPTLETIEFHSLKDYKNIAFEDINPRIFSEVMRDIDLVVSVAHVGGVDPEASHSSIEMRAVLLRETLRLFKIKNVEIKEKHALIKGELASYSVHLGSAVVHQIPGKYLSILPVQSQHRGRLFLPFADEDPKSAEVMSKVLLLAKDNEIQDPTILTQIDKTYA; via the coding sequence ATGACAATAGAAGATCTTTTAAAAAGTAAAAAAATAGAAAACCCGCTTAAGAGGTTCAAAAAAGAATTAGAAGAAATTACGAATACAGGTTTTATTTCGCAGCTGCTGTCTAAAAGCAAACTGAAAAAAGAGGTTGCCGAATTTGGCCTTCTTTTACTGAAACTTAACGACAGCTATACCGGAGTTTATATTGCATTGGGTTCTAAGCATTGTACGGAGTTTGAAAAATACGTAAAAGCAGACATGTGGGAAGACAAAAATTACTACGATTTGCTGGTTTATTTTTTCGGAGAAGAAAGTGCGGTTTATGTAAAAGAAGCATGGAACAGGCTTCCGCAGAAAATGTATCAGGACGGGTATGCCAGACGTTCTTTCAGAGCGCCCAACAATAACTTATTTTTATTGGTGAATCAGGTTAACTTTTTGCGTTCGCTGCTTGGCGGGCCTAGTATTTACAATTACCAAAACAGCAGTTATTATGATTTAAGTATCGAAGACCAGATCCGGTACGATACTGAATTGCATAATCCGGTGAATCAGTTTATGCTTTGGTCTTCGGCATTGGAGCAGGGTAAAGAAGGGCTTTTTCAGCTGTTTGAGGATATCATTTTCAACAAAGACCCAAGGGGAAAAGTATCACGAAATATCATCAAAGCACTTTTAAATACAGAGAAAAAAGTATGCTGGGAACTGGTCGAAAAATTACTGTTGGCAGCACAAAGACAGGAAGGTCTGCGCCAGACAGTTCTCGAAGCGCTTGACGAAACCAGTATTGGCGCATTGCAATATATGATCAACGTGATTTTAGAAAACAAACTAACGCGTTTTTCATCAGTCGTGCGTGCCATTGATACCTGGACCGGTTTGGGCTGGGAATCTGAAAAAGAAACTACGGTTCGAAATATCCTGCAGCTCGCAGCCGGATATTTTGCTAATCCGGAGTCGATTGCAAAAGGCATTCAGAGCAAAAACAACAATGAAGTGTATATGGCACTTTGGGCTCAGGGTGTTTTTGATGTTGAGAAAACGGTTCCGTTTCTGCATGAATTATTAGAAAACGGTTCGGTGGAGAAAAAATGTCTCGCCCTCAAATTTGCCGGAGAAACGGCAGATCCGTATATCGAAATGCCGATGTATTTTAAAGCTTTAGACCATGATAATCTTCAGGTTCTGGCTTTTGCATTGCCCCGAATGAATGCTTTGTTAAACGCCAATTCGAAATCTAAATATTATGTAGCAAATACAGATTATCCGCAATTTTTTGAGAAAGCCTATACTTTAGCGGAAGCGATAACAGAAAAAGAAAAAGTTTTTGAAAGCAAAGTATTTTCATGGCTTACAGTGAAGTTTGAAAAAGATTCGCTTTACGCTGCGGCGATTTATTTAATAGGCGACAACAATGACCGACTGGAACTTGTATTAAATAAGTTTGAAAGTTTGTCACTGAATTTAAGAGAGCATCTGACACGTGAAATTTTAGGCAATTTCTATAGCTATTCCTATTACGCTTTGAAAAACGATAACGGAAAAGATAAAGTTCCAACTGATTTTCAAAGAGATTTTGCACTTCGCATCTTAAAAGACAGGGGAGAATCTTTGGTAGCTTCGGCCATTAATGTGTTGAACAGGGTAGCCATTTCAGAAACAGAATTAGAGATTTTTCAGGAACTGTTTAAGCGTAAAAACTCGACTTTAAAGAAAAACTTAATTGCTATTATTTTAAAACAGGAAGATGCTGCAATCGAAACTTTCATAAACCAGACTTTAGAAAAAGGTGATCTGGAACAACGTATGTCGGTTTTGGATTTGATGCTGCAGTTACAAAAAAGCAATAAACTGACCGATAAAGTAAATCATTGGGTAAAAGAGTATTCGGCGCGACCGAAAATTACAGAGAAAGAAACCAAATTCTTAGAGCAGTTAGAACCGGAGAAAAAGAAAGATATTTTAAGCGCAGAAAACGGATACGGATTTTATACGCCAAATGAAATTTCGCCTTATGCACTGCCAAAACCGGAAGCTGATTCTTTATATGTAAAAGCAGTAAAAGCAGAACAATATGGTTTCTCAAAACCGATGGAGCATATTAAAAAGGAAATTGTAAAGCTTTACAAGCTGTACGAAGAAAACCGAAATTACGAATACGAAATCGAAAATTACGATAATAGTAAATCTACGGTTTTACTTGGAAATGCTTTTAACAGGCTCAGATACCTTAAGGATGAAAAAAATCCGGAAATTGCAGCGACCAATTATCCGTTGTACGAAGTCTGGTCGGGATGGTTTGAAAATTCAGGATTGGCAGAAAGAGATTTGTTTTTAATGACGCTTATCAGCAATTGTGACAGAAAGATTTTTCGTGATTTTCTGGAGAAACATGTTTTTTATTATAAAGAATTACTGCCGCACCAAAATAAAAGAGGGTACGATTGGGACAATGCAATTCTGCAGATTCTGAATGCCCTACAGCTTAAATATTCGTTTAAAGAAGAGACCGATTTCTTAATCGATGCCTGCAGTACTTTGTATGCCGATTTGCCAAAATCGATTCTGGAATTTGAATACAAACCCGGAAAAGACGAGTATTATTATAATAATGATAACGGAAACGGCTGGCAGAATCAGATTTTTTTTGATATTTATCTGAATAAAATAAATGTCGAAAACTTAACCAAAGAACAAAACATAAAAGTCTGGAACCTGTACCGATGGAGACAATTAAACGGACTGGAACGTAATATTCCGTACAACAAACCTCCAATGTATTTGTACTGCGCTGCTTTTGAGCAAAATGCAATTACTGAAGGAGAACTTTATGAAGGAATTCTGGAAAGTGACAGGATTTCTACATTAACCAGTGAAAACAAAAAGCATTACAGGCATATTAGAAGTGAAGAATTATTGATGAAGTTTCCGTTTTTGATTCCGATGATTGATAAAATCCGCGAAACATTTTTGGATGTTGAGGTTAAAAGAGGCGATTCGAATACTTCGGTTACGCATTTGGTGCAGAGTTTCCAAAAGATTTACGGCATCAATCGCCTGGTCGAAATGTTGATCGCACTTGGCAAAGCAAGTTTATACAAAGGATATATTTATTCGTGGAGTTACACCGATTTGACCAAACAAAAGCTATTTAGTTATTTATTAAAAAGATGTTTCCCGCTGGAATCAGATACGCAGGAACTTTTTAATGAATCAATCAAAAAAGCCAAAATCTCAGAAGAAAGACTTATTCAGGCTGCCATTTATGCTCCGCAATGGCAGAAATTTATCAGCAATTATCTGGACTGGAACGGACTTGACGAAGGAATCTGGTGGCTGCACGCGCATACTAAGACCGCTGCTTATGGCGATGTAAATGCAGAATTAGAAAGTGAAGTGGCGAGATTTTCAGCAATTGATCTTCAGGATTTTAAAGACGGTGCGGTAGATAAAGACTGGTTTACATCGGCTTACAAAAAATTAGGAAAAGCAAAATGGGAAATGCTTTATGAAGCCGCAAAATATGTAACTGACGGTAACGGACACCGCAGGGCAAGATTGTACGCAAGTACAATTACCGGGGATTTGAAAATCAGGGAAGTTACCGCAAAAGTAAAAGACAAAAGAGATCAGGATTACCTAAGGGTTTACGGATTGGTACCGTTGAGTAAAACAAGTCCTGAAAAAGACATATTATCGCGCTACGAATATTTGCAGCAGTTTAAAAAAGAAAGCAGGGAGTTTGGCTCGATGAAACAAACTAGCGAAGCACTTGCAATACGGGTGGCACTGGAAAATCTGGCAAGAAATGCCGGTTATCCGGATCCGGTGCGTTTGACCTGGGCAATGGAAACCAAACAGGTTCAGAATATTTTATCAAAAGAAACGCAGGTTACGATAGACGATACAAGAGTAAGTCTGGTAATTTCAAGAGAAGGAAAAGCAGATTTATCGGTTTTGAATTTAAAAACGGATAAAGAAGTAAAAGCAATTCCGGCGAAAATCAAAAAAGAAAAAGCTATTCTTGAATTATTAGACTATAGAAAAACAATGCGGGAACAATGGACAAGATCACGAAAAGGTTTGGAAGAAAGTATGATTCGTGGAGACGAATTTTTATTCGCAGAAATGCAGAACCTTTTTGAACATCCGATTATTTCGAAACATCTGGAGAAGTTAGTTTTTATTTCGAACGATAATCAAATCGGTTTTTATGTTGATGGCAACCTGATTTCGGCTTTGGGTGAAGTTTTGCATTTAAATGAAAAACAGACTTTCAGGATTGCACATTGTTTTGATTTGCATAAAAATAATGTTTGGGTAGATTTTCAGTCGTATTGTTTTGATAATAAACTGCAGCAGCCTTTTAAACAAGTCTTTAGGGAATTATACATTCCGACTGCAGATGAACTAAGTGAAAAAGCCATCTCAAGACGTTATGCCGGACATCAGGTACATCCGAAACAAACGTTGGCTTTACTGAAAAACAGAGGCTGGAAAGTAGATTATGAAGAAGGATTGCAGAAAGTTTTTCATAAAGAAGGCTATCAGGTAAAAATATATGCAATGGCAGATTGGTTTTCGCCAGCAGATGTAGAAAGTCCGACTTTAGAAACTATCGAATTCCATTCTTTAAAAGATTATAAAAATATTGCTTTTGAAGATATTAATCCGAGGATTTTCTCAGAGGTGATGCGCGATATTGATTTGGTGGTAAGTGTTGCCCATGTTGGAGGCGTTGATCCTGAAGCAAGTCATTCGTCAATAGAAATGAGAGCGGTGCTGCTTAGAGAGACTTTACGTTTGTTTAAAATTAAGAATGTGGAAATCAAAGAAAAGCATGCGCTGATAAAAGGAGAACTGGCCAGCTATAGTGTTCATTTAGGAAGTGCCGTTGTACATCAAATACCCGGGAAATACTTATCGATTCTTCCGGTTCAATCACAGCACAGAGGACGTTTGTTTCTTCCGTTTGCCGACGAAGATCCGAAATCTGCTGAGGTAATGTCTAAAGTTTTGCTCCTGGCGAAAGATAATGAAATACAGGATCCGACAATTTTGACGCAAATTGATAAAACGTATGCTTAA